One segment of Panicum virgatum strain AP13 chromosome 3K, P.virgatum_v5, whole genome shotgun sequence DNA contains the following:
- the LOC120699405 gene encoding iron-sulfur cluster co-chaperone protein HscB homolog yields MWRRGAGLLRPHLAAASVGRRVRRPPAPLVPAVPSSTASSSCRQILGIFRCSIGAPSRCLSNQAGGGGGACWSCGATGAFLSCGSCGSVQPVDPAVDYFQIFGLNREYNIKDNNLEGRYKEWQKKLHPDLVHSKSEKERAYAAEQSALVIDAYRTLSKPLSRALYLLKLEGIHVDEEKTINDPELLMEMMEIREAVNDASDSQTLEKIQSQVKKKLETWSRSFQDAFDKKDFDRAIEATQRMRYYERAVEETVKKL; encoded by the exons ATGTGGCGCCGCGGAGCCGGACTGCTCcgtccccacctcgccgccgcctccgtcggcCGTCGCGTGCGGCGGCCCCCCGCGCCCCTTGTACCCGCCGTTCCGTCTTCTACCGCCTCTTCCTCCTGCCGCCAGATTCTTGGAATCTTCCGGTGCTCCATCGGGGCGCCCTCTCGGTGCCTGTCGAaccaggcgggcggcggcggcggcgcctgctggAGCTGCGGCGCGACGGGGGCGTTCCTGTCGTGCGGGTCCTGCGGGAGCGTGCAGCCCGTCGACCCCGCCGTCGACTACTTCCAGATCTTTGGCCT AAACAGAGAATACAACATAAAGGATAATAACTTGGAAGGGAGGTACAAGGAATGGCAGAAGAAGTTACATCCTGACCTGGTTCACTCGAAATCTGAG AAAGAGAGAGCCTATGCTGCGGAGCAATCAGCGCTTGTTATTGATGCGTATCGCACACTTAGCAAACCTTTATCAAGGGCATTATACTTG TTAAAACTTGAGGGAATACATGTAGATGAAGAAAAAACTATCAATGACCCAGAACTTCTTATGGAG ATGATGGAGATACGTGAAGCTGTTAATGATGCCAGTGATTCTCAAACCCTGGAGAAGATCCAATCTCAG GTTAAGAAAAAGCTCGAAACCTGGTCTCGTTCTTTCCAGGATGCATTTGACAAGAAGGATTTTGACCGCGCAATAGAAGCAACACAGAGGATGAGGTACTATGAACGTGCAGTGGAAGAAACAGTAAAGAAGCTCTGA
- the LOC120700979 gene encoding uncharacterized protein LOC120700979 translates to MEARSETTMYCACLDCGNYKKYSDFEVVYAHLIIRGFVPNYTCWNKHREEGYNERGEWVADTQEGCRDVDQDGQGNYDQERCRDDINEECILEFSEHQFDALVDNVEEMIHDVRGEHEMTEAELRKYKQFVEDSKKPLYPHCEKYSRVTGDLKLLQLKAAHGWIDKSFKALLLLRKDMLPEGNLLPDTVYKAKQIVYKCRKDGGDDGEDSMDERKKETPRKVAWNIRFALSTDGMNLYGNMSISHRTWPVLLSIMNLPPWLCNKLKYIMLSTLVSGPKQPGDRIDVFLQPLVKDLQLLWEGVEVRDVVVNKHFTLHAMLMTTISDNPAHRNLFRQSKRKGQVCSRCLSETCSLRLKNSNKFAYMGHRRWLPKNHPYRSMDKQFNGTRETRNPPPHFSGKDVYRQVKDVSIVLGKQKCEVDQGGDDDCHDEGI, encoded by the exons ATGGAAGCGAGGTCTGAAACAACAATGTATTGTGCGTGCCTCGATTGCGGAAATTATAAGAAATACTCCGATTTTGAAGTGGTTTATGCGCATTTGATCATTCGTGGATTTGTACCAAATTACACTTGTTGGAATAAGCATAGAGAGGAAGGGTATAACGAAAGGGGGGAATGGGTCGCCGATACCCAAGAAGGGTGTAGGGATGTTGATCAAGATGGGCAAGGCAACTATGATCAAGAAAGGTGCAGGGATGACATCAATGAGGAGTGCATTTTGGAGTTCAGTGAACACCAGTTTGATGCCTTGGTCGACAATGTTGAGGAGATGATCCATGATGTCAGGGGAGAACATGAGATGACTGAAGCTGAGCTGCGTAAATATAAGCAATTTGTTGAAGATTCCAAAAAACCTCTTTATCCCCATTGTGAGAAGTACTCGAGGGTAACCGGGGATCTGAAGCTTCTGCAACTAAAGGCTGCTCATGGTTGGATAGACAAGAGTTTCAAAGCATTGCTTCTTCTTCGGAAGGATATGCTGCCAGAGGGGAACTTGCTACCGGATACTGTGTACAAGGCCAAGCAGATTGT GTACAAGTGTCGAAAGGATGGTGGTGATGATGGAGAGGACAGCATggatgagaggaagaaggaaactCCTAGGAAAGTTGCATG GAATATCAGGTTTGCTCTGAGCACAGATGGAATGAATCTATATGGAAACATGAGTATATCACATAGAACGTGGCCTGTTCTATTGTCAATCATGAATCTTCCCCCATGGCTTTGCAATAAACTCAAGTATATCATGCTGTCAACATTAGTCTCCGGACCGAAACAACCCGGTGATAGAATTGATGTGTTCCTCCAGCCCCTCGTCAAAGATCTTCAGCTCCTTTGGGAAGGTGTGGAGGTTAGGGATGTTGTTGTCAATAAGCACTTCACTTTGCATGCTATGCTGATGACCACCATCAGCGACAATCCAGCTCATCGTAATTTGTTCAGGCAGAGCAAAAGGAAGGGTCAAGTTTGCTCCCGCTGTTTGTCAGAGACATGTTCCTTGCGGCTGAAGAACTCGAACAAATTTGCATATATGGGCCATAGACGATGGCTTCCGAAGAATCACCCGTACCGAAGCATGGACAAACAATTTAATGGTACAAGGGAGACACGAAATCCTCCACCACATTTCTCAGGTAAGGATGTGTACAGGCAGGTTAAGGATGTCAGTATCGTTCTCGGCAAACAGAAATGTGAAGTTGATCAAGGAGGTGATGATGATTGTCATGATGAAGGGATCTGA